From Rhizobium favelukesii, the proteins below share one genomic window:
- a CDS encoding MFS transporter — MSPTTTATAPRRLTSQDFRTLGLSALGGALEFYDFIIFVFFAAVIGKLFFPADMPEWLVTIQTFGIFAAGYLVRPLGGIILAHFGDLFGRKRVFAFSILLMALSTLGMAAMPTYATIGVAAPVLLVLMRILQGAAIGGEVPGAWTFVAEHVPFRRVGFACGFLCSGLTLGILLGSFIATIINSVFTPADVEAYAWRIPFFLGGIFGLVAVYLRRWLQETPVFSEMKQARSLAPELPLKAVLRDYPRGVIISMLLAWILSAGIVVTTLMTATLLQKLYGYTAQQSLAATSFGTLFLIVGTAAAGAIVDRVGSGRFFVVSSIFFGAATFAFYTYAAVSLTVLFVLYAIMGLSVGMVGAVPYVMVRAFPARVRFSGLSFSYNVSYAIFGGLTPLAVASLLPLNPMAHAYYLLFIAVLAFVLGLYLIAKGDSIESEVGIEEPTDRLAA, encoded by the coding sequence ATGTCCCCTACCACGACCGCCACAGCGCCCCGCCGCCTCACTTCGCAGGACTTCCGCACACTTGGCCTCTCGGCCCTCGGAGGTGCGCTTGAGTTCTACGACTTCATCATCTTCGTCTTCTTTGCGGCGGTCATCGGCAAGCTGTTCTTTCCGGCCGACATGCCGGAATGGCTCGTGACGATCCAGACCTTCGGGATCTTTGCCGCCGGCTACCTCGTGCGCCCACTCGGCGGCATCATCCTGGCGCATTTCGGCGATCTTTTCGGCCGCAAGCGTGTCTTCGCCTTCTCGATCCTGCTGATGGCGCTTTCGACGCTCGGCATGGCGGCGATGCCGACCTATGCCACGATCGGGGTTGCCGCTCCGGTTCTGCTGGTGCTCATGCGCATCCTGCAGGGTGCGGCAATCGGCGGCGAAGTGCCTGGCGCCTGGACCTTCGTGGCGGAGCACGTCCCCTTCCGTCGCGTCGGCTTTGCCTGCGGCTTCCTCTGCTCCGGCCTGACGCTCGGCATCCTGCTCGGATCATTCATCGCAACGATCATCAACTCCGTCTTCACGCCGGCGGACGTCGAAGCCTATGCCTGGCGCATCCCATTCTTCCTCGGCGGCATCTTCGGCCTCGTTGCCGTCTATCTGCGCCGCTGGCTGCAGGAAACTCCTGTCTTCTCGGAGATGAAACAGGCCCGCTCGCTCGCTCCCGAGTTGCCGTTGAAGGCGGTGCTGCGCGACTATCCGCGCGGCGTGATCATCTCGATGCTGCTGGCCTGGATCCTGTCGGCCGGCATCGTCGTGACAACACTCATGACGGCGACCTTGCTGCAGAAACTTTACGGCTACACTGCGCAGCAATCGCTTGCAGCCACCAGCTTCGGCACCCTCTTCCTGATCGTCGGCACCGCCGCCGCCGGCGCGATCGTCGACCGGGTTGGCTCAGGCCGCTTCTTCGTTGTGTCGAGCATCTTCTTCGGCGCAGCGACCTTCGCCTTCTATACCTACGCGGCCGTTTCACTGACCGTCCTCTTCGTACTCTACGCGATTATGGGACTCTCGGTCGGCATGGTGGGCGCCGTGCCTTACGTTATGGTCCGCGCCTTCCCGGCTCGTGTCCGCTTCAGCGGCCTCTCCTTCTCCTACAACGTCTCCTACGCCATCTTCGGCGGCCTGACGCCTCTGGCGGTGGCATCGCTGCTGCCGCTGAACCCGATGGCGCATGCCTACTACCTTCTCTTCATCGCAGTGTTGGCATTCGTCCTCGGCCTCTATCTGATTGCCAAAGGCGACAGCATCGAATCCGAAGTCGGTATCGAAGAGCCAACGGATCGCCTTGCCGCCTAG
- a CDS encoding NIPSNAP family protein, whose protein sequence is MITCYLRYTIDPHKMVEFEQYARLWIPIVNRMGGTHHGYFLPSEGANNIAIALFSFPSLAAYEDYRTRMASDPECQAAFDLDKRNRSIISYERSFMRPVLG, encoded by the coding sequence ATGATTACTTGCTATTTGCGTTATACAATCGACCCACACAAGATGGTCGAATTCGAGCAGTATGCTCGCCTCTGGATCCCGATCGTCAATCGGATGGGCGGCACACATCACGGCTATTTCCTACCATCCGAGGGCGCCAACAACATTGCCATCGCGCTGTTTTCCTTCCCGAGCCTTGCGGCTTACGAGGACTACCGTACCCGCATGGCAAGTGATCCGGAATGCCAGGCCGCGTTCGACCTTGATAAGCGTAACCGCAGCATCATCAGCTACGAGCGCAGTTTCATGCGGCCCGTGCTTGGCTGA
- a CDS encoding ABC transporter ATP-binding protein, which translates to MGSLQLKSIRKTYGIHEVLKGIDLEVKDGEFVIFVGPSGCGKSTLLRSIAGLEDVTSGAVLINGKDETLTPPAKRGIAMVFQSYALYPHLTVKDNMGLGLKQAGTQKDEIDKRVSKASSMLSLEPYLARRPAELSGGQRQRVAIGRAIVREPALFLFDEPLSNLDAALRVQTRLEIARLHRSLKATMIYVTHDQVEAMTLADKIVVLNAGAIEQVGSPMELYNRPANVFVAGFIGSPMMNFIPGDKVADAGAKTVGVRPEHLALSREQGTWRAKVVHVEHLGADTIIYLESEQCGLITARLFGEHKYEPDDIVYATPDTGHMHRFDADDQAIR; encoded by the coding sequence GTGGGATCGCTTCAACTCAAATCCATCCGCAAGACCTACGGCATCCACGAGGTGCTGAAGGGTATAGACCTGGAGGTCAAGGACGGCGAGTTCGTCATTTTCGTCGGGCCTTCGGGCTGCGGGAAATCGACGCTTCTGCGCAGCATTGCGGGGTTGGAGGATGTCACCTCGGGCGCCGTTCTCATCAACGGCAAGGATGAGACGCTGACGCCTCCCGCCAAGCGCGGCATCGCGATGGTGTTCCAGTCCTACGCGCTCTATCCGCACCTGACGGTCAAGGACAACATGGGCCTCGGCCTCAAGCAGGCCGGCACGCAAAAGGACGAGATCGACAAGCGGGTGAGCAAGGCATCCTCGATGCTGTCGCTGGAACCCTACCTCGCGCGGCGCCCGGCAGAGCTTTCCGGTGGTCAGCGCCAGCGCGTCGCTATTGGCCGTGCGATCGTGCGCGAGCCGGCGCTCTTTCTCTTCGACGAGCCACTGTCAAACCTCGATGCTGCGCTTCGTGTTCAGACTCGTCTCGAGATCGCGCGCCTTCACCGCAGCCTCAAGGCAACGATGATCTACGTCACCCACGACCAGGTCGAGGCGATGACGCTTGCCGACAAGATCGTGGTGTTGAATGCCGGTGCGATCGAGCAAGTCGGCTCACCGATGGAGCTCTACAACCGCCCCGCAAACGTCTTCGTCGCGGGCTTCATCGGTTCGCCGATGATGAACTTCATTCCGGGCGACAAGGTCGCCGATGCCGGCGCAAAGACCGTCGGCGTCCGCCCGGAGCATCTGGCCCTTTCGCGCGAGCAGGGCACTTGGCGGGCGAAAGTCGTCCACGTCGAGCATCTTGGGGCGGATACCATCATCTATCTGGAATCCGAGCAGTGTGGCCTTATCACTGCGCGCCTTTTCGGCGAGCACAAGTACGAGCCGGATGACATCGTCTATGCGACGCCGGATACGGGCCACATGCATCGCTTCGATGCAGATGACCAGGCAATCCGCTAG
- a CDS encoding Gfo/Idh/MocA family protein — protein sequence MSASDKPIRVLVAGLGNMGRSHALAYHNNPGFEIVGLVNRSTPDLPEELRGYKIHSDFEAALIKLKPDLCAVCTYSDTHADYAVAAFEAGCDVFVEKPLATTVADAERVVAAAKKAGRKLVIGYILRHHPSWMRLIEEARKLGGPYVFRMNLNQQSSGPTWETHKSLMQTTSPIVDCGVHYVDVMCQITDARPLEVRGMGLRLSDEIAPDMCNYGQLQVLFEDGSVGWYEAGWGPMISETAFFVKDIISPKGSVSIVMDPNAKSDDIDAHTKTSVIRLHTADTGPDGKFTRPDQDMTMAGEPGHQELCDREQAFMLKAIREDIDLNRHMADAVASLRICLAADESVRTGQAVKLQEPVKL from the coding sequence GTGAGTGCGTCCGACAAGCCAATCCGCGTTCTGGTCGCCGGCCTCGGCAACATGGGACGTAGCCATGCGCTGGCCTATCACAACAATCCCGGCTTCGAGATTGTCGGGTTGGTCAATCGCTCGACGCCTGATCTGCCGGAGGAACTGCGGGGCTACAAGATCCATTCGGATTTCGAGGCGGCGCTTATTAAGCTGAAGCCCGATCTCTGCGCCGTCTGCACCTATTCGGACACTCACGCCGACTATGCCGTCGCGGCTTTCGAAGCCGGTTGCGACGTCTTCGTCGAGAAACCGCTGGCGACAACGGTTGCCGATGCGGAGCGCGTCGTGGCGGCGGCAAAGAAGGCCGGGCGGAAGCTGGTGATCGGCTATATCCTTCGCCACCATCCGTCCTGGATGCGGCTGATCGAGGAGGCGCGCAAGCTCGGCGGGCCGTATGTCTTCCGCATGAATCTCAATCAGCAGTCCAGCGGTCCGACCTGGGAGACCCATAAGTCACTGATGCAGACGACGTCGCCGATCGTCGATTGCGGCGTGCATTATGTGGACGTCATGTGCCAGATCACCGACGCCAGGCCGCTGGAAGTGCGCGGCATGGGACTGCGCCTTTCGGACGAAATCGCGCCCGATATGTGCAATTACGGCCAGCTTCAGGTGCTTTTCGAGGATGGTTCCGTCGGCTGGTACGAGGCTGGCTGGGGCCCCATGATCTCGGAAACGGCGTTCTTCGTGAAGGACATCATCTCGCCGAAGGGGTCCGTCTCGATCGTCATGGACCCGAACGCCAAGTCTGACGACATCGACGCTCACACCAAGACCTCGGTCATTCGTCTGCACACGGCAGACACGGGACCCGACGGCAAGTTCACCAGGCCGGACCAGGACATGACGATGGCGGGAGAACCTGGCCATCAGGAACTCTGCGACCGCGAGCAGGCCTTCATGCTGAAGGCTATTCGCGAGGACATCGACCTTAACCGTCACATGGCAGACGCCGTCGCGTCGTTGCGCATCTGCCTCGCCGCCGACGAAAGCGTGCGTACCGGCCAAGCCGTCAAGCTCCAAGAGCCGGTCAAACTGTAA
- a CDS encoding carbohydrate ABC transporter permease, giving the protein MSNRARTSPIRTGLVHLALIGYTLVAIFPVFLTIINSFKDRNAIFRSPMQVPTPSTFSLVGYQTVLGQGDFAAYFQNSFIVTVVSIFFVLLFGAMAAFALSEYKFKGNTLTGLYMAIGIMIPIRLGTVAILQGMVAAGLVNTLTALILVYTAQGIPLAIFILSEFMRTVSDDLKNAGRIDGLSEYSIFFRLVLPLVRPAMATVAVFTMIPIWNDLWFPLILAPSEATKTVTLGSQIFIGQFVTNWNAVLAALSLAILPILVLYVIFSRQLIRGITSGAVK; this is encoded by the coding sequence ATGTCCAACAGAGCACGCACATCCCCCATCCGCACCGGCCTCGTTCACCTGGCACTGATCGGCTATACGTTGGTTGCCATTTTCCCGGTGTTTTTGACGATCATCAACTCGTTCAAGGACCGCAACGCGATCTTCCGTTCGCCAATGCAGGTCCCGACACCCTCGACCTTCAGCCTTGTCGGCTATCAGACCGTGCTGGGGCAGGGGGACTTCGCCGCCTATTTCCAGAACAGCTTCATCGTCACGGTCGTTTCGATCTTCTTCGTGCTGTTGTTCGGCGCGATGGCCGCCTTTGCGCTCTCGGAGTACAAGTTCAAGGGCAACACGCTGACCGGTCTCTACATGGCGATCGGCATCATGATCCCGATTCGCCTCGGCACGGTCGCCATCCTGCAGGGGATGGTGGCAGCGGGCCTCGTCAACACGCTGACAGCGCTGATCCTCGTCTATACGGCTCAGGGCATTCCGCTTGCGATCTTCATCCTGTCGGAGTTCATGCGCACGGTTTCCGATGACCTGAAGAACGCCGGTCGCATCGACGGGCTCTCGGAGTATTCGATCTTCTTCCGGCTGGTGCTGCCGTTGGTGCGCCCGGCCATGGCGACGGTTGCCGTCTTCACGATGATCCCGATATGGAACGATCTCTGGTTCCCGCTGATCCTGGCGCCATCCGAAGCAACGAAGACCGTTACTCTCGGCTCGCAGATCTTCATCGGGCAGTTCGTGACCAATTGGAACGCCGTGCTTGCCGCGTTGTCGCTGGCGATCCTGCCGATCCTCGTCCTCTATGTCATCTTCTCGCGGCAGTTGATCCGCGGCATTACCTCGGGAGCGGTCAAGTGA
- a CDS encoding carbohydrate ABC transporter permease, whose translation MSEAESAIDVVPIRRPVRWHIGVFLFPAFVVYSAIMVLPLIETLRLSFYNTVDGAPAFVGLANYKVLLGDARWAHDFWNALVNNFIFFVIHMCVQNPIGVALAALLSTPRLRFVAFYRTAMFLPTLLSFVIVGFIWKLILSPIWGVAPWLMSLVGMKSFFAPWLGQSGPALVAVSLISNWQYIGIPMMLIYAALLSIPEEVIEAAECDGITGWAQFWKIKLPLILPAIGIISILTFVGNFNAFDLIYTVQGALAGPDMSTDILGTLLYRTFFGFQLQLGDRSMGATIATVMFLIILAGVSFYLFAIQRRMRRYQF comes from the coding sequence ATGAGCGAAGCCGAATCCGCTATCGATGTCGTTCCCATCAGGCGCCCCGTGCGTTGGCACATCGGCGTCTTTCTTTTCCCGGCATTTGTCGTCTACTCGGCGATCATGGTCCTGCCGCTGATCGAAACGCTCAGGCTTTCGTTCTACAACACCGTCGATGGCGCGCCTGCCTTCGTCGGGCTCGCGAACTACAAGGTGTTGTTGGGCGATGCGCGCTGGGCGCACGATTTCTGGAACGCGCTGGTCAACAACTTCATTTTCTTCGTCATTCATATGTGCGTGCAAAACCCGATCGGTGTCGCGTTGGCGGCGCTGCTTTCGACGCCACGACTTCGCTTCGTGGCGTTCTACCGCACGGCCATGTTCCTGCCGACGCTACTTTCCTTCGTGATCGTCGGTTTCATCTGGAAGCTCATCCTGTCGCCGATCTGGGGCGTTGCTCCGTGGCTGATGAGCCTCGTCGGCATGAAGTCGTTCTTTGCCCCATGGCTCGGGCAGTCCGGGCCGGCGCTCGTCGCCGTGTCGCTGATCTCCAACTGGCAATATATCGGCATTCCGATGATGCTGATCTATGCTGCGCTACTCAGCATCCCGGAGGAGGTGATCGAGGCCGCCGAGTGCGACGGCATCACCGGCTGGGCGCAATTCTGGAAGATCAAGCTGCCCTTGATCCTTCCCGCGATCGGTATCATTTCGATCCTGACTTTTGTGGGCAATTTCAATGCGTTCGACCTGATTTATACAGTGCAGGGTGCGCTTGCCGGGCCTGACATGTCGACGGACATTCTGGGTACGCTGCTCTACCGCACTTTCTTCGGGTTCCAGCTGCAGCTCGGCGACCGCTCGATGGGCGCCACGATCGCGACGGTCATGTTCCTGATCATACTCGCCGGCGTGTCGTTCTATCTTTTTGCCATCCAGCGGCGCATGCGCCGGTACCAGTTCTGA
- a CDS encoding ABC transporter substrate-binding protein has protein sequence MKNTALKGFLLASSLLTSVGFAHAADVTLTIESWRNDDLQIWQEKIIPAFEAKNPGIKLVFSPTAPTEYNASLNAKLDAGSAGDIITCRPFDPSLGLFDKKQLTDLTSLPGMENFSPVAKAAWTTDDGKTTFCVPMASVIHGFIYNKDAFDKLGIAVPKTQDEFYAALDKIKADGTYIPLAMGTKDLWEAATMGYQNIGPNYWKGEDGRLALISGKQKLTDADWVKPYEELAKWKPYLGDGFEAQTYSDSQNLFTLGRAAIYPAGSWEISLFNSQAQFKMGAFPPPVPKAGDTGYISDHPDIGVGLNAKSTHPEEAKKFLSWVASSEFADIYANSLPGFFSLNSNPVKMTDPLAQEFVSWRGPYKSTIRSTYQVLSRGTPNLENETWVESANVVNGTDTPQVAAEKLQKGLDGWYKPAK, from the coding sequence ATGAAGAACACTGCACTGAAAGGCTTCCTGCTGGCCTCCAGCCTGCTGACATCCGTAGGCTTTGCTCATGCCGCCGACGTCACGCTGACGATTGAAAGTTGGCGGAACGACGACCTGCAGATCTGGCAGGAGAAGATCATCCCGGCCTTCGAAGCCAAGAACCCGGGCATCAAGCTCGTTTTCTCGCCGACGGCGCCGACCGAATACAACGCCTCGCTGAACGCCAAACTCGATGCCGGCTCCGCCGGCGACATCATCACCTGCCGGCCGTTCGACCCCTCGCTCGGACTCTTCGACAAGAAGCAGCTCACCGATCTGACGAGCCTGCCGGGCATGGAGAACTTCTCGCCCGTCGCCAAGGCCGCCTGGACAACTGATGACGGCAAGACCACCTTCTGCGTGCCGATGGCCTCGGTCATCCATGGCTTCATCTACAACAAGGATGCCTTCGACAAGCTCGGCATCGCTGTTCCAAAGACGCAGGACGAGTTCTATGCAGCGCTGGACAAGATCAAGGCCGACGGTACGTACATTCCGCTCGCCATGGGCACGAAGGACCTCTGGGAAGCGGCAACCATGGGCTACCAGAATATCGGCCCGAACTACTGGAAGGGCGAGGACGGCCGCCTTGCGCTGATTTCCGGCAAGCAGAAGCTGACGGACGCCGACTGGGTCAAGCCGTACGAAGAGCTTGCCAAGTGGAAGCCATACCTCGGCGACGGCTTCGAAGCTCAGACCTACTCGGACAGCCAGAACCTCTTCACGCTCGGCCGTGCCGCCATCTACCCGGCCGGTTCCTGGGAAATCTCGCTGTTCAACAGCCAGGCTCAGTTCAAGATGGGCGCCTTCCCGCCGCCGGTTCCCAAGGCTGGTGACACCGGCTACATCTCCGACCATCCGGATATCGGCGTCGGCCTGAACGCCAAGAGCACGCATCCCGAAGAAGCCAAGAAGTTCCTGAGCTGGGTTGCCTCAAGCGAATTCGCCGACATCTACGCGAACTCGCTGCCGGGCTTCTTCAGCCTGAACTCCAACCCGGTGAAGATGACCGATCCGCTCGCTCAGGAATTCGTTTCCTGGCGTGGCCCGTACAAGTCGACCATCCGCTCTACCTACCAGGTCCTGTCGCGCGGCACGCCGAACCTCGAAAACGAGACCTGGGTCGAATCGGCTAACGTCGTCAACGGTACCGACACGCCGCAGGTTGCTGCCGAGAAGCTCCAGAAGGGCCTCGACGGCTGGTACAAGCCCGCCAAGTGA
- a CDS encoding N-acetylglucosamine kinase, whose protein sequence is MTELAIGIDGGGSSCRAAVTDTTGRILGHGTAGPSNILSDLDNSLLNIVASARNALSDAGLSPEAVSSVAAVVGVAGANVGDYAERIERALPFARRRVVTDATTALQGALGDCDGVIGAFGTGSVYNARRKGKLYGIGGWGFVVGDQASGARLGRDLLEQSLLAHDGVRPSSPVTKTVMAEYGDDPERVVEFAHVSRPNDFARYAPVVFGAAARGDPVATAIVQNAAASIGESLDALLWPECQAICLLGGLAKAYRPWLAERHTALLREPKGDVLQGAIELAVKFCGKKEEARHDG, encoded by the coding sequence ATGACAGAACTTGCGATCGGCATTGATGGCGGCGGTTCTAGCTGCCGCGCCGCAGTCACGGATACGACGGGGCGCATCCTGGGCCATGGCACTGCCGGCCCGTCGAACATCCTGTCCGACCTCGACAACTCGTTGCTCAACATCGTTGCGTCGGCCAGAAATGCATTGAGTGACGCTGGCCTTTCACCTGAAGCCGTTTCCAGCGTCGCGGCGGTCGTCGGCGTCGCCGGCGCGAATGTGGGCGACTATGCGGAGCGCATCGAGCGCGCCCTGCCCTTTGCCAGACGTCGCGTTGTCACTGACGCGACGACCGCGCTCCAAGGAGCGTTGGGCGATTGCGACGGCGTGATCGGCGCGTTCGGAACGGGCTCCGTCTACAATGCGCGCCGCAAAGGAAAGCTTTACGGCATCGGCGGCTGGGGGTTCGTTGTCGGTGACCAGGCAAGCGGCGCCCGCCTCGGTCGCGATCTGCTGGAGCAGTCTCTGCTTGCCCATGACGGTGTACGCCCCTCCTCGCCAGTCACAAAGACGGTGATGGCCGAGTATGGCGACGATCCGGAGCGCGTCGTCGAGTTTGCCCATGTGTCCCGTCCCAATGACTTCGCGCGCTATGCACCCGTCGTCTTTGGGGCTGCCGCTAGAGGCGATCCGGTTGCGACGGCGATCGTACAGAACGCGGCAGCCTCGATCGGCGAGAGCCTGGATGCGCTGCTCTGGCCGGAATGCCAGGCCATCTGCCTGCTCGGCGGCCTGGCGAAGGCTTATCGTCCGTGGCTTGCAGAGCGTCACACCGCCCTGCTGCGCGAGCCGAAGGGGGACGTTCTGCAAGGTGCCATCGAGCTCGCGGTGAAATTCTGCGGGAAGAAGGAAGAGGCGCGGCATGACGGATGA
- a CDS encoding GntR family transcriptional regulator: MTDDFASLLSPERLQAGGTGPLYVKLRRTLEDAIRTGTLSHGDALPPERDIAEFATVSRVTVRKAIDELVADGLLVRRHGSGTFVTKPVSKVEQRLSQLTSFTEDMARRGMTSRSEWLHKGIHTPSPDEMMILGLATDVRVSRLSRLRIADDQPLAIENASVSGEFLPDPFVVTTSLYAELERRQVRPVRAVQRISATNMKEADAHLLGVPVGAAGLSIERISYLGSGRAVEFTRSLYRGDAYDFVAELTIGAP; this comes from the coding sequence ATGACGGATGATTTTGCAAGCCTCCTTTCCCCCGAGCGCCTCCAAGCTGGCGGCACCGGCCCGCTCTACGTCAAACTGCGGCGCACGCTGGAAGATGCGATCCGCACCGGTACGCTCAGCCATGGCGACGCCTTGCCGCCCGAGCGCGACATCGCCGAATTTGCGACGGTAAGCCGCGTCACGGTGCGCAAGGCGATCGATGAGCTCGTTGCAGACGGCCTGCTTGTCCGCCGCCACGGCTCCGGGACCTTCGTGACGAAACCGGTATCGAAGGTCGAGCAGCGCCTCTCGCAGCTGACCTCCTTCACCGAGGACATGGCCCGACGCGGCATGACCTCGCGCTCCGAATGGCTGCACAAGGGCATCCACACCCCCTCACCCGATGAAATGATGATCCTCGGCCTCGCTACCGACGTCAGGGTCTCGCGCCTCAGCCGTCTGCGCATCGCCGACGACCAGCCACTGGCAATCGAAAACGCCAGCGTCTCCGGCGAATTCCTTCCGGATCCTTTCGTCGTGACGACGTCGCTCTATGCCGAGCTCGAGCGCCGCCAGGTACGCCCGGTACGCGCCGTGCAGAGGATTTCGGCGACCAACATGAAGGAGGCCGACGCCCACCTGCTCGGCGTTCCCGTCGGCGCTGCCGGGCTGTCGATCGAGCGTATCTCCTATCTTGGCTCCGGACGTGCGGTCGAGTTCACCCGCTCGCTCTACCGAGGCGACGCCTATGATTTTGTCGCCGAACTGACGATCGGCGCGCCGTAA